The following are encoded in a window of Trichocoleus sp. genomic DNA:
- a CDS encoding IS4 family transposase, which translates to TIPIKKHGRRAKSIFRYGFDHLRQILLNLEVFADEFFHVLQFLSCT; encoded by the coding sequence ACAATTCCAATCAAAAAACATGGACGTAGAGCCAAGAGTATCTTTCGCTATGGTTTCGACCACCTGCGTCAAATACTACTGAATCTGGAGGTGTTCGCCGATGAGTTTTTCCACGTTCTGCAATTTTTGTCCTGTACTTAG